The Rhodococcus sp. B50 DNA window CACGATCGTCCCCGAATCGGGTGTCCGCACCGGATCGCTCGCCTCGGGGCAGCTCGACGTCATCTCGGATGCACTGCCGCAGGACGCCCCGCAGATCGACGGGGCCGGCGGCCGCATCCTCACCACTCCGAATCCGGGCATCCCGTTCGGATTCCAGCCCAACCTCAGCCGCGGTGTCCTCGCCGACCCGGCAGTCCGCAGCGCGATCGTCCCGGCGATCAACCGGCAGGAGCTCGTCGACACGGTGCTCGGACCGGACTTCCGCCCGGCGACCAGCACCCTCGCGTCCGCGACCCCCGGTTACGTCGAACTCACCGATGTCACCTACGACCCGCAGAAGGCCGAGCAGATCCTCGACGAGGCCGGCTGGGTGCCCGGACTCGACGGGATCCGCGTCAAGGACGGGCAACGTCTGAGCTTCCCGGTGCTGTTCAGCTCGGTCTTCGCCGGTAACCAGGCCATTCTCGAACTGGTGCAGCAGCAGCTGCGTGCGGTCGGAATCGACCTGCAGCTCGACCTCGTCTCCACCCCGGAGAACACCGCACGCCAGAATGCCGGCGACTTCGAGGCGTCCTACTACAACAGCACCCGCGCCGACGGCGACATCCTGCGCACCGCCTTCGGGCTGGAAGGCCGCAATCTGAACCAGCGCGGTCCCGTCCCCGAGCTGGACGAGGTGCTGAACCGTCAGCTGTCAACGACCGATCCTGCCGCACGTGCCGAGCTCATCGAGCAGGCACAGCAGCTCGTCCTCGACAACGGGCTGTGGATCCCGACGGTCGAACTGTCGCAGGCGATCGGCGCCGGACCGAACGTTGCCGACCTGAAGTTCGAGGCATCGGCGCGACTGCAGTTCTTCGATACCTGGCTGAGCGAGTAGATCATGCTGCGCTATCTCGGTTTCCGTGTGCTCCAAGCCGTGGGGGTGCTGTGGGCGGCCTTCACGGTGTCGTTCGCGGTCCTGTTCCTGCTGCCCTCCGACCCGGTCTCCATCGCCGCCGGCGCCGACGCCGGAACACCGGTCGACGCCGCCGCGATCGAACAACTCCAGGCGCGGTACGGACTCGATCAGCCGGTCGCGGTGCAGTACTGGAACGCGCTGAGCAACGCGGTCCGAGGTGACTTCGGTATGTCGATCTCCACCGGACAGCAGGTGGCCGACGCCATCGCCACCGCCCTGCCGAGCACCCTCGTCCTGGCGGGCACTGCCCTGGTATTCGCTCTGGTGTCCGGCACGGCGGTCGCCTTCCTTGCGACCTACACCCGGACCAAGTGGCTTCGCAGCCTGCTGTTCTCATTGCCGCCGCTGGGCGTGGCGGTGCCGACCTTCTGGGTGGGCCTGATCCTGTTGCAGCTCTTCTCGTTCCGGCTGCGACTGTTCCCGGCCTTCGGTGATCAGGGCATCGAACACGTGATCTTGCCCGCGATCACTCTGGCCCTGCCCACCGGTGCGGTGATCGCCCAGGTCCTCGCGACCAGCCTGCAGACGACCTGGCGGCAGCCGTTCATCGAGGCGGCACGCGCGAAAGGCGCCTCCCGCCTGCGGATCCAGACACGGCACGCCCTGAAGCTGTCGAGCATCCCCGCCTTCACGATCGCCGGCGTCATCGTCGGCAACCTGCTCGCGGGATCCGTGGTGGTCGAGACCGTCTTCTCCCGGGCCGGTATCGGACGCCTGACCCAGATGTCGGTGATGGCGCAGGACATTCCGGTGGTGCTGGGCATCGTCGTGTTCTCCGCCACCGTCTTCGTGCTCGTCAACCTCGCCGTCGACCTGCTCTACCCCTTCATCGACCCGCGGATCACCCACGGCATCGACCGCGGCGGTACGGCTACGGCGACGGAGGACGACCCGACCCACGACGACACTCTCCTGGAGGTCGAGGCACGTGTCTGACACACTCGTCCGCGAAGCGCTACCGGTGACGTCGTCACCGGAAGCACCTTCGCGCAGAAGAATCCGGATCTCGTCCGCCGCGACGGTGGTGCGCCGCCATGCCGTGCTGATCGTGTCGTCGATCGTGCTGCTCCTCGCGGGGGGTTTCGCCCTGTTCCCGTCGGTGTTCGCGTCGGGCGACCCCCTGCAGGGCGTGCCCGCCGAGAAGCTGCAGGGACCGAGCGCCACACATTGGTTCGGCACCGACAATCTCGGCCGCGACGTGTACACGCGCGTCGTGCACGGCGCCGGACTGTCGCTCACCGCGACGCTCGTCGCGGTGGGGATCGCTCTGGTGGTGGGCTCCCTCATCGGACTGCTGTCCGGCGCGGTCGGCGGTGCCCTCGACGCGGCACTCATGCGCCTGGTCGACGTCCTGCTGTCCATCCCCGCGCTGCTGCTGTCACTCGCCCTGGTCACCGCCCTCGGCTTCGGCACGATGAACGTGGCGATTGCCGTCGGCGTCAGCCTCGTCGCGAACTTCGCGCGTGTCATGCGCTCGGAAGTGCTGCGGGTCCGCAAGGCGCTCTACGTCGAAGCGGCCTTCGCGTGCGGCGTCCGGTGGCACACCGTGCTGCGCCGGCACGTGCTGCGCAACTCGTACGCGCCCGTCGCGGCTCTCGCCGCCGTCGAGTTCGGTATGGCCGTGCTGGCCGTGTCGTCGCTGAGCTTCCTCGGTTTCGGTGCCGTACCGCCGACACCCGAATGGGGGTCGCTGATCTCGGAAGGCCGCAACTATCTCGCCGCCGCCTGGTGGATGACGACCCTTCCGGGCCTGGTCATCGTCGCCGTTGTGCTCTCGGCCCACCGCATCGGGCACGCCGTCGAGGACAGGAGCGCACGATGACCCTGCTCGAGGTCCGCGACCTGCAGGTCGTATACGGATCACTCCGTGAACCCGTCGTGGCGGTGGACGGCGTCGACCTCACCGTCGCCCGCGGCGAGGTCGTCGCAGTGGTCGGCGAATCGGGATCGGGCAAGTCCACAACGGCGCACGCGATCATCGGGCTGCTCGCCGGAACCGGTCGCGTCACCGGCGGATCGGTGAGCTTCGACGGCACACGGCTGAACGACCTGTCGGAGCGTGCCTTCGAACGAATCCGCGGTGCTCGGATCGGCTTCGTCCCGCAGGACCCGACGACCTCGCTCAATCCCGTCATCCGCATCGGCGACCAGATCACCGAGGTGTTGCGTATCCACGGTCTCGCGGACCGGCGCACCGCGAAGATCGAGGCGCTGCGCATCCTGGAGGAGGCCGGACTCGACGATCCGGCGCTGCGCGCGAAGCAGTACCCGCAGGAATTGTCCGGCGGTCAGCGGCAACGCGTGCTCATCGGTATCGCCCTCGCGTGCCGTCCCGAACTCGTCATCGCGGACGAGCCGACCAGCGCGCTGGACGTGACCGTGCAGCGCCGCATCCTCGACCACCTCGACGCGCGGATCGCCGAGACCGGCACCGCGGTGCTGCTCATCACCCACGATCTGGGGGTCGCGGCGGATCGCGCCGACCGCATCGTCGTCATGCAGGGCGGGCGCGTGGTCGAAACCGGACCGGCGGCGCAGGTCCTCACCGACCCGCAACACGAGTACACGCGGTCGCTCATCGCGGCGGCGCCGAGCCTCGCGGAACCTGCCGTGCGACCCGCCCTGAAAGAGGACGCTCCGATCCTGTCGGTGTCGAAGGTGTCGAAGACTTTCCGCATCGACCGGAAGTCCTCACTGCACGCGGTGCGCGAGGTGTCGTTCGACGTTCCTCGCGGCGGAACCCTGTCGCTGGTAGGGGAGTCGGGCTCCGGCAAGTCCACGGTCTCGCGCATCGCGATCCGGCTCGAAACCCCCACAGCAGGAGCCGTGCGATTCGACGGCGACGACATCACCACGCTGAGCGGCCGGGCGCTACGGGCGCTGCGCCGCAGGGTGCAGATCGTGCACCAGAACCCGTACGCCTCGCTCGACCCGAAAATGAGGATCCGCGACATCGTCGCCGAGCCGCTCGAGGCGTTCGATATCGGCACCAGAGCCGAACGCGCCGAGCACGTCGCCCGCCTCCTCGATCAGGTGGCGCTGTCGACGGCACATCTGGACCGCAAACCCGCCGAACTGTCGGGTGGGCAACGGCAACGCGTGGCCGTCGCGCGGGCTATCGCCTTGAACCCCGAACTGCTCGTCCTCGACGAACCCGTCTCGGCGCTCGACGTGTCCGTCCAGGCCCAGATCCTCGACCTGCTCACTTCGCTGCAGACCGAACTCGGGCTCAGCTACCTGTTCATCTCGCACGACCTCGCGGTCGTCCGGCAGATCAG harbors:
- a CDS encoding ABC transporter substrate-binding protein, giving the protein MSISSSSASRFVVTAAATAVLGAALTACGTGAAANSEPTGDPQPGGTLRYGLSQAPTCADPAQAGTNQTIYVVRQVVDSLTDQDPATGEIVPWLAESWESNEDGTQFTFRLKDDVTFSDGTPLTAESVKKNFDAIVNTLGGVKAPSAVGYLAGYTGTTVVDDRTAQVNFSAPNAPFLQATATVQLGLLSDADTAESAEERCAGDLSGTGPFVYEDYQQDKSATLVKRTGYSWGSEVFGHDGEAYLDRIEFTIVPESGVRTGSLASGQLDVISDALPQDAPQIDGAGGRILTTPNPGIPFGFQPNLSRGVLADPAVRSAIVPAINRQELVDTVLGPDFRPATSTLASATPGYVELTDVTYDPQKAEQILDEAGWVPGLDGIRVKDGQRLSFPVLFSSVFAGNQAILELVQQQLRAVGIDLQLDLVSTPENTARQNAGDFEASYYNSTRADGDILRTAFGLEGRNLNQRGPVPELDEVLNRQLSTTDPAARAELIEQAQQLVLDNGLWIPTVELSQAIGAGPNVADLKFEASARLQFFDTWLSE
- a CDS encoding ABC transporter permease, producing the protein MLRYLGFRVLQAVGVLWAAFTVSFAVLFLLPSDPVSIAAGADAGTPVDAAAIEQLQARYGLDQPVAVQYWNALSNAVRGDFGMSISTGQQVADAIATALPSTLVLAGTALVFALVSGTAVAFLATYTRTKWLRSLLFSLPPLGVAVPTFWVGLILLQLFSFRLRLFPAFGDQGIEHVILPAITLALPTGAVIAQVLATSLQTTWRQPFIEAARAKGASRLRIQTRHALKLSSIPAFTIAGVIVGNLLAGSVVVETVFSRAGIGRLTQMSVMAQDIPVVLGIVVFSATVFVLVNLAVDLLYPFIDPRITHGIDRGGTATATEDDPTHDDTLLEVEARV
- a CDS encoding ABC transporter permease, producing MRISSAATVVRRHAVLIVSSIVLLLAGGFALFPSVFASGDPLQGVPAEKLQGPSATHWFGTDNLGRDVYTRVVHGAGLSLTATLVAVGIALVVGSLIGLLSGAVGGALDAALMRLVDVLLSIPALLLSLALVTALGFGTMNVAIAVGVSLVANFARVMRSEVLRVRKALYVEAAFACGVRWHTVLRRHVLRNSYAPVAALAAVEFGMAVLAVSSLSFLGFGAVPPTPEWGSLISEGRNYLAAAWWMTTLPGLVIVAVVLSAHRIGHAVEDRSAR
- a CDS encoding dipeptide ABC transporter ATP-binding protein, whose translation is MTLLEVRDLQVVYGSLREPVVAVDGVDLTVARGEVVAVVGESGSGKSTTAHAIIGLLAGTGRVTGGSVSFDGTRLNDLSERAFERIRGARIGFVPQDPTTSLNPVIRIGDQITEVLRIHGLADRRTAKIEALRILEEAGLDDPALRAKQYPQELSGGQRQRVLIGIALACRPELVIADEPTSALDVTVQRRILDHLDARIAETGTAVLLITHDLGVAADRADRIVVMQGGRVVETGPAAQVLTDPQHEYTRSLIAAAPSLAEPAVRPALKEDAPILSVSKVSKTFRIDRKSSLHAVREVSFDVPRGGTLSLVGESGSGKSTVSRIAIRLETPTAGAVRFDGDDITTLSGRALRALRRRVQIVHQNPYASLDPKMRIRDIVAEPLEAFDIGTRAERAEHVARLLDQVALSTAHLDRKPAELSGGQRQRVAVARAIALNPELLVLDEPVSALDVSVQAQILDLLTSLQTELGLSYLFISHDLAVVRQISDTVAVMRAGRVVEYGSTTEIFDNPQHEYTQTLLEAIPGKVHHVR